In Stigmatopora nigra isolate UIUO_SnigA unplaced genomic scaffold, RoL_Snig_1.1 HiC_scaffold_25, whole genome shotgun sequence, the genomic window TGATGTCCCACCCACCTCGTACGCCCAGGGTGAGGCAGGCGTCCTCGTACGTGCACTCTTGGACGCGGTCGCATCGGCCCGTGTAGTCCGAGCACTTGTAGCAGCGGAGGGCGTGGCCTGACACAAACCGACACAACGGCTTAGGAGACTGCCGCAAAGGAAAAGTCAAAAGAGAGAGGTCACCTCGTGGAGCGAAGGTCAACATCAGGAAGGCCAGGAGGAGCGCCAGTCCACTGCCGCACGGCGTCATGACGTCCCTGATCTGGCGCTCCCGGCGTCTCGTCCCCACCCGGCCGTGGGCGGGCGCGCTCGTGCTCATTCGCCCGCTGTCTCACACAAAGAGAAAATTGTGGGCAGAAGGGCGGCTTTGTCCGACGGCCCCAAAGCGCCACGGCGCCGACTGGCGCTAAAGTACGTTTGCAAAATGCGaggcggccggccggccggccggctagCCGGTCACGGGCCGCAGCTGTGGTGGCTTCTCAATGGCTCTCTGTTCCCACTCgctccattttcttttctcgGGCCATTTTCTTTCCAGTGTGGCAAAAGAAAAGGAGGCGGAGCCCGTGAGTCTTTTCCAAAGGTCTTTATTTCACGAGAGTAGAAGGTAGAAACAAGTGTAAAACCACCATGGAGCGGATCATCCATATAAATAACGGCCCAAGCCAAAGGTTTAAAGcgttaaaaacctgaaaaagggggaggggaggaaaaaaaaaaagaaagaaagaaagaataataatcacccgcccgcccgcccgccggcaTTGGTCTCTCGCCATTTTGCCCAAATGGCCGCTGCTAAAAAGGCCATGGGGCCTTCATGGGAAAGGCACGCGGCGGCGATGGCGACTGGCCACGCCCTCACTTGAGCAGCGCCTTGTAGAGCATGAGCGAGCGCGCCGTGCTGCCGTCCTGCTCCAGACACACGATCAAGTCCCTGAGGTTGACCCTGATGACGCGTTGGCGCCACGGCTGGCGCGCcgacgacgccgccgccgcgcccGACGACACCTGCGGGTGGCAAATGATAACCTTTTTGTAGCCTCCTTCTATGCCATATTGTGGCCGACTTGGCTTTCATTTGGCCGCCGGTCCCATCGCCACTCACCTCGGCGCAGGCCGGTGCGGCGCAGGCGGGGGCGGCGCCCGGCGAGTCCACCTTGCGTTTCTTTCTGGGCCCGATGGCGGCCAGCGCCGTCAGGTTGGCGTCGCGTTGGCGCATGACGGCCAACTCCTGCTGCTGCATCTGTGCCCAAAAATTCATTCCGTCATGCTAGCGCCACCGACGATCACGGACAGACGTCCGATTCCATCTGGAGTGGGAGGAGCCTCTGTCGCTCCCGCTTCCAACGGATCGGAGGTCCCAGATCAAAACAAATCCAGGGGACATTTTTGGAGCTGAATTTTGATTGGTGGATTCATTTTGTGAACTGGTTAGCTCAAATGTCGCTGACCTCTTTGGCCTTCTGCTTGAGGCGAGCCTGCTCCGGATCTTCTTGCCGCGCTCGACTCTGAAAAAACGGAGAGGTCAGCATCGGCAGCGCCGGCCACGGTCAAGTGTAACGGGCCACGGGCGGGACCTTGGCGGCCTTGAGCAGAATCTCCCTCTCGCGCTCGTCCTTCCTCTGCTTCTCCAGACGTTCCAGCTGCTCGAAGAATCGCAGCTGGGCGCGCACGTCGTCGCTGGGCTCCTGCCGCTCTTTGTCCTGGGACGGGTGAACGGTCACCGGGCGTTCGGGAAAAAGCgagcggccggccggccggccggcttaCCCGATGGCCGTCCGATCGATGCTGCGCCAGCGCCGACACTTTCTCCAGCAGCGAGCGCAGTCGCAACTGCGTGGCGTGCGACACCAAGTTCAGCACCTCGGGGGGGACCTCGCTCACGCCCAGCCGCCGCGCTAAAGCCCAAAATACAGAGGTGAGTGACGGCGGGCAAATTTGCCGACGGCGCGGCGCCACCTATGTCGACGATGCGGCGTTGCAGCAGGCCGGCCGGCAGGAAGGCCTCGTCCTTGCAGGAGCGGATCTTGGTGCCCACCAGCTCGGAGCCGGTGGCCAGGATGCGAGCGTTCTCCTCGCTCAGGTTCACGCCCGCCATGGAGGCCACGTCGTTGATGTCGTCGTCGTCCCTGCGCGCGACAAAAGCCTTATGGAGGGCCCGTTCCCGGGGAAGGGGCCACCGCCGCCGTCTCACCTGAATGTCCCGCCCCCCGGGTCCCCCGGCTTCTTCTGATTGGACGGTACGGCCAAAGCCACGGCGCTCCTACCAGCGACCAGCGGTCCTCGCACGGTCGCCCCTGCGTGCGCAAAAGTCGCGTCAGTATGTAAAGGAATCTGCGCCGGTTCAatttttggggttttatttGCACAATTTTAGCATCCACAAGcgtttctgtcattttttaggCCTACTATTATACTCGTTTTAATGGAAACGAAAATTTGAATGAGTTAGAAATGAACAGCACTCACCCGGAGTTCTGGCGCCCACCACCAGAGGGGGCCGAAGAGTCTGCACGCCACCGCGAACCACCGCCTGAACGACGACAAGGGCATATCTGGCTCAACTTTTCTCGTCAAGTGAAAAATAGCAAAGCAAAGATTGTGTTACCGCGTTAGCGAGAGGCGCATTCATCCGTACGCCGGGGCTCGCCACGGGGAGGCGTGGCCGGAAGgccgtggcggtggcggcggcggcgacggccgGGGGCGTGACCAGAGACTGTTGGCTGCTGATGAACGACTGGCGCAAGGCGGGAAGGCTTTTCTGAAAGGGTTCAAACGGGACTATTAGTTATGAACGGAAACCAACCGTCCGTCCCCCAATGGGGCGGCCCGGCACAAAAAGTCCAGAAAGGCGTGGTCACCTTGAGGAAGGGGATGAGGTAGGGCTGCGGGGACGACTTGAGCTCCGCCTGCAGGCGACTGGTGAACTCCTCGGGCTCGATCTTGGCATCCTGGAGAAGACCAGAGAGGACAGGTGTTGGGGTGGATTAGCTGGGCGAGACCGGACCGGACCAAACCCGACCTACCAGGAGGTCCTGAACCAGCGTTTTGACGTTCTTGGAGGTATCGGGCGAGGGGGAGTTGTTGGAGGCCAACTTGATGAGCGTGGACAGGAAGTTCTTGCACTTCTTCACATTTTCCTGCATTTCCTGTGAGCGGTCAAAGCCAAACGTTAGTTTCCCCGCCAGCGTCGCTGGGGCGGGACCGGCCCGAGGTACGCACCTGCGACACCACCGTCACCCTGCCGCCCTTGACGGCCTCGGCCGTTTTCCCAGGGACGGCGCC contains:
- the LOC144192219 gene encoding CD59 glycoprotein-like, coding for MSTSAPAHGRVGTRRRERQIRDVMTPCGSGLALLLAFLMLTFAPRGHALRCYKCSDYTGRCDRVQECTYEDACLTLGVRGGETLRQCIRFTDCDNSRLSQLFPWAAPDFWYRCCNNNLCNSGAGGSGSPRPWLLVAGLLAVGLARP
- the LOC144192200 gene encoding transcription initiation factor TFIID subunit 4-like; the protein is MAGASDPLEDMLFNQVDEKAVSDLVGSLESQLGEPESSAAASGPPSAAAVAAGSGSPSAAPAAATTTAAAAATTHFSGKVREQEPQQGHSGAALKLQPPATPVLPSSTSGGGASGSLPFGPAPPSSRLGAPGAPTSSGQPAEASGRTASPGSQSFNGAAKLLNSAGSTALMAAAPPANLQSAVPGDGRPAVPAAQNGLEPKAGVPSPSPGKVLAPGNSVVLAAGTPPPSAVKAAVNGPAQVTVVPGPVTVGQGPVTVGQGPVTVGQGPVAVGQGPVTVGQGPVTVGQGPVTVGPGPVSVGAGQVTVRPAGPVQPPRPAPVVGPRPPLTLRPQQQATIQLPPGFTMPAGMVLVRIETGQLVMVPQHVLAQAQAKTQQSPAVPQRPTATTAAATAVRMGPAAATAVRVGPAAPAPRGSPGSIRLAAPPQTGTLQSPGASSTPLQNPVSGQAGAVPGKTAEAVKGGRVTVVSQEMQENVKKCKNFLSTLIKLASNNSPSPDTSKNVKTLVQDLLDAKIEPEEFTSRLQAELKSSPQPYLIPFLKKSLPALRQSFISSQQSLVTPPAVAAAATATAFRPRLPVASPGVRMNAPLANAAVVRGGVQTLRPPLVVGARTPGATVRGPLVAGRSAVALAVPSNQKKPGDPGGGTFRDDDDINDVASMAGVNLSEENARILATGSELVGTKIRSCKDEAFLPAGLLQRRIVDIARRLGVSEVPPEVLNLVSHATQLRLRSLLEKVSALAQHRSDGHRDKERQEPSDDVRAQLRFFEQLERLEKQRKDEREREILLKAAKSRARQEDPEQARLKQKAKEMQQQELAVMRQRDANLTALAAIGPRKKRKVDSPGAAPACAAPACAEVSSGAAAASSARQPWRQRVIRVNLRDLIVCLEQDGSTARSLMLYKALLK